In Isoptericola jiangsuensis, the following proteins share a genomic window:
- the yicI gene encoding alpha-xylosidase — translation MKFTDGYWLSRPGLHPLYAVEVDDVRVDEEAGTMTVYAPTATIRHRGDTLNRPMLTLTYSSPAPGVVTVRVEHHAGGVHRGPDFALHREPGFRPVVKVDEAAGVLETGELSVRVHRGGPWRVDFEHAGQVVTSSLPKSVAAVSADAGGSWVHEQLALAPGEHVYGLGERFGPFVKNGQEVDVWNADGGTSSEQAYKNVPFYVTSRGYGVLVDHPEKVSLEVATEVNSRVQLSVPGETLTYHVIAGPTPKDVLTRYTALTGRPPRVPDWSYGLWLSTSFTTDYDEATVNAFIDGMAERDLPLSVFHFDCFWMREYQWCDFTWDPRTFPDPEGMLARLHDRGLKVCVWINPYIAQRSPLFAEGAAKGYLLRTTDGGTWQWDLWQAGMGLVDFTNPEATAWYLSHLERLLDQGVDSFKTDFGERVPTEGVVWFDGSDPQRMHNYYAQAYNEAVFDLLRRRRGEGEAVLFARAATTGGQTMPVHWGGDCDSQFSSMAETLRGGLSLAMSGFGYWSHDIGGFEGTPDADVFKRWLAFGLLSSHSRLHGSSSYRVPWAFDEEAVDVARRFTHLKMRLMPYLGAAAEEVVGAGVPLMRPMPLEFPDDRSTFGIDTQYMLGGALLVAPVFTAAGDVEVYVPAGTWTSLLTGEQVTGPRWVRERHAADSLPLYVRPGTVLPLGARTDRPDYAWADGVELRLFELPDGYDAVTAVPARGGGEPVRFHVRRRGDEVVVSSDDAPGDWSVRAGDVVAAASGRAAVTLVL, via the coding sequence ATGAAGTTCACCGACGGCTACTGGCTGTCCCGGCCCGGTCTGCACCCGCTCTACGCGGTCGAGGTGGACGACGTCCGCGTCGACGAGGAGGCGGGCACCATGACCGTGTACGCCCCCACCGCGACGATCCGCCACCGCGGCGACACGCTCAACCGGCCGATGCTCACCCTGACCTACTCCTCCCCGGCGCCGGGCGTCGTCACCGTCCGCGTCGAGCACCACGCCGGGGGGGTGCACCGCGGGCCCGACTTCGCGCTGCACCGCGAGCCGGGGTTCCGGCCGGTGGTCAAGGTCGACGAGGCCGCCGGGGTCCTGGAGACCGGCGAGCTCTCCGTCCGCGTCCACCGCGGCGGTCCCTGGCGCGTCGACTTCGAGCACGCCGGCCAGGTCGTCACGTCGTCCCTGCCGAAGTCGGTCGCGGCGGTCTCCGCGGACGCCGGGGGTTCCTGGGTGCACGAGCAGCTCGCGCTCGCGCCCGGCGAGCACGTCTACGGGCTGGGGGAGCGGTTCGGGCCGTTCGTGAAGAACGGCCAGGAGGTCGACGTCTGGAACGCCGACGGCGGCACGTCCAGCGAGCAGGCGTACAAGAACGTGCCGTTCTACGTGACCAGCCGCGGCTACGGCGTGCTCGTCGACCACCCGGAGAAGGTGTCGCTCGAGGTCGCCACCGAGGTGAACTCCCGGGTCCAGCTCTCCGTGCCGGGCGAGACGCTGACCTACCACGTCATCGCGGGCCCGACCCCGAAGGACGTGCTCACCCGCTACACCGCCCTCACCGGGCGTCCGCCGCGCGTGCCGGACTGGTCGTACGGGCTGTGGCTGTCGACGTCGTTCACCACCGACTACGACGAGGCCACCGTCAACGCCTTCATCGACGGGATGGCCGAGCGGGACCTGCCCCTGAGCGTCTTCCACTTCGACTGCTTCTGGATGCGGGAGTACCAGTGGTGCGACTTCACGTGGGACCCGCGCACGTTCCCCGACCCGGAGGGCATGCTGGCCCGGCTGCACGACCGCGGCCTGAAGGTGTGCGTCTGGATCAACCCGTACATCGCGCAGCGCTCCCCGCTGTTCGCCGAGGGCGCCGCGAAGGGCTACCTGCTGCGCACCACCGACGGCGGCACCTGGCAGTGGGACCTGTGGCAGGCCGGCATGGGCCTGGTCGACTTCACGAACCCCGAGGCCACCGCCTGGTACCTGTCGCACCTCGAGCGGCTGCTCGACCAGGGCGTCGACTCCTTCAAGACGGACTTCGGGGAGCGGGTGCCCACCGAGGGTGTCGTGTGGTTCGACGGCTCGGACCCGCAGCGGATGCACAACTACTACGCCCAGGCCTACAACGAGGCCGTGTTCGACCTGCTGCGGCGTCGTCGCGGCGAGGGCGAGGCGGTGCTGTTCGCCCGGGCCGCCACGACGGGCGGGCAGACCATGCCGGTGCACTGGGGCGGCGACTGCGACTCCCAGTTCTCCTCGATGGCGGAGACGCTGCGCGGCGGTCTGTCCCTGGCCATGTCCGGCTTCGGCTACTGGAGCCACGACATCGGTGGGTTCGAGGGCACGCCCGACGCCGACGTCTTCAAGCGGTGGCTGGCGTTCGGCCTGCTGTCCAGCCACTCGCGGCTGCACGGGTCGAGCTCGTACCGGGTGCCGTGGGCGTTCGACGAGGAGGCGGTCGACGTCGCCCGGCGGTTCACGCACCTCAAGATGCGGCTCATGCCGTACCTGGGGGCGGCGGCCGAGGAGGTCGTCGGGGCGGGCGTGCCGCTGATGCGCCCGATGCCGCTGGAGTTCCCCGACGACCGCTCGACGTTCGGCATCGACACCCAGTACATGCTGGGCGGGGCCCTGCTGGTCGCGCCGGTGTTCACGGCGGCGGGCGACGTCGAGGTGTACGTGCCCGCGGGGACGTGGACTTCGCTGCTGACGGGCGAGCAGGTGACCGGTCCGCGCTGGGTCCGCGAGCGGCACGCGGCGGACTCGCTGCCGTTGTACGTGCGGCCCGGCACCGTGCTGCCGCTCGGCGCGCGGACGGACCGCCCGGACTACGCGTGGGCGGACGGCGTGGAGCTGCGGCTCTTCGAGCTCCCGGACGGCTACGACGCCGTGACGGCGGTCCCGGCCCGGGGCGGCGGCGAGCCGGTGCGCTTCCACGTGCGGCGCCGCGGCGACGAGGTCGTGGTGTCGTCCGACGACGCGCCGGGCGACTGGTCCGTGCGGGCCGGGGACGTGGTGGCCGCGGCCTCGGGTCGCGCCGCGGTGACGCTCGTGCTGTGA
- a CDS encoding beta-galactosidase, translating to MTDDLGLLHGGDYNPEQWGPDVWREDARLMREAGVNLVTVGVFSWARYEPSPGVRDFAWLDEVLDVLHAAGVAVDLATPTASPPAWLGHRYPETLPVDVDGVRLVAGSRNHFSPASQVYRDHALAITRDLVARYAGHPAVRMWHVGNEFGQVCHGDESAARFRDWLRTRYGTLERLNEAWGTTFWSQAYGSFDEILPPRRMVYHVNPTQALDFRRYSSDLLLDLYREQRDVIRAADPDVPVTTNFMGFFPLVDYWSWAGDLDVVADDQYPDPGDPHAPADSALVQDLVRSLGGGDPWVLMEQATAAVSWREHNLTKSPDRSRLESLQAVARGADGVCFFQWRASRAGAERFHSAMLPHAGPDTRVHAGVRRLGADLRRLRPVVGGRVEARVVLLFDWESWWAAEEQARPTARLGVLDQVRAWYRPLWAAGVAVDLAPPGADLTGYDVVLVPQSYVLTEDAALGLEAAVRRGASLVVGPFSGVADADAQVRPGRFPVLLRDTLGVSGEEWVPLPDDGVALAVGADLASAAAASDAPRATTFGELLRSDGAQVLATFAEGHLAGAPAVTRHVPAGGGAAWYVGAVLPEAVLAGVLGRALDRAGVEGVLPGLGDLPGVEAVRRGGLLFVLNHGGSAARVPVPGAAVDLLTGEVVAGEVVLAPSGAVVLDPRDP from the coding sequence CTGACCGACGACCTCGGCCTGCTCCACGGCGGCGACTACAACCCCGAGCAGTGGGGTCCCGACGTCTGGCGCGAGGACGCCCGGCTCATGCGCGAGGCCGGGGTCAACCTCGTCACGGTCGGCGTGTTCTCGTGGGCCCGTTACGAGCCGAGCCCCGGCGTGCGCGACTTCGCGTGGCTCGACGAGGTCCTCGACGTCCTGCACGCCGCCGGGGTCGCCGTCGACCTCGCCACCCCGACGGCGTCGCCGCCCGCCTGGCTCGGGCACCGGTACCCCGAGACCCTGCCCGTCGACGTCGACGGCGTCCGGCTGGTGGCCGGGTCGCGCAACCACTTCTCCCCGGCGTCCCAGGTGTACCGGGACCACGCGCTCGCGATCACCCGCGACCTGGTCGCCCGGTACGCCGGGCACCCGGCGGTGCGGATGTGGCATGTCGGCAACGAGTTCGGCCAGGTGTGCCACGGCGACGAGTCCGCCGCGCGGTTCCGCGACTGGCTGCGTACCCGCTACGGGACCCTGGAGCGGCTCAACGAGGCGTGGGGCACCACGTTCTGGTCGCAGGCCTACGGCTCGTTCGACGAGATCCTGCCGCCGCGACGCATGGTCTACCACGTCAACCCGACGCAGGCCCTCGACTTCCGGCGCTACTCCTCGGACCTGCTGCTCGACCTCTACCGCGAGCAGCGCGACGTGATCCGGGCGGCCGACCCCGACGTCCCCGTGACGACGAACTTCATGGGGTTCTTCCCCCTGGTCGACTACTGGTCGTGGGCGGGCGACCTCGACGTCGTCGCCGACGACCAGTACCCCGACCCCGGCGACCCGCACGCCCCGGCCGACTCCGCGCTGGTGCAGGACCTCGTCCGGTCGCTCGGCGGGGGCGACCCGTGGGTGCTCATGGAGCAGGCGACCGCCGCGGTGAGCTGGCGCGAGCACAACCTCACCAAGAGTCCCGACCGCTCCCGGCTGGAGTCGCTGCAGGCGGTGGCCCGCGGCGCGGACGGCGTGTGCTTCTTCCAGTGGCGGGCGTCGCGGGCCGGCGCCGAACGGTTCCACTCCGCGATGCTGCCCCACGCGGGCCCGGACACCCGGGTCCATGCCGGCGTGCGTCGCCTCGGGGCGGACCTGCGGCGCCTGCGCCCCGTGGTGGGTGGCCGCGTCGAGGCGCGCGTGGTGCTGCTGTTCGACTGGGAGTCGTGGTGGGCGGCCGAGGAGCAGGCCCGACCCACGGCCCGGCTCGGCGTGCTCGACCAGGTGCGGGCCTGGTACCGGCCGCTGTGGGCGGCGGGCGTCGCGGTCGACCTCGCCCCGCCGGGCGCCGACCTCACGGGCTACGACGTGGTCCTGGTGCCGCAGTCGTACGTGCTCACCGAGGATGCCGCGCTGGGCCTCGAGGCGGCGGTCCGGCGCGGGGCGAGCCTCGTCGTCGGCCCGTTCAGCGGCGTCGCGGACGCCGACGCGCAGGTTCGTCCCGGGAGGTTCCCGGTGCTGCTGCGCGACACGCTGGGTGTGAGCGGCGAGGAGTGGGTGCCGCTGCCCGACGACGGCGTCGCCCTGGCGGTGGGCGCGGACCTGGCGTCCGCGGCCGCGGCGTCGGACGCGCCGCGTGCGACCACGTTCGGCGAGCTGCTGCGCTCCGACGGCGCGCAGGTGCTGGCGACGTTCGCCGAGGGCCACCTGGCGGGTGCGCCCGCGGTGACGCGCCACGTCCCGGCGGGCGGCGGCGCGGCCTGGTACGTGGGGGCCGTGCTGCCGGAGGCGGTGCTCGCCGGCGTGCTCGGCCGGGCGCTCGACCGCGCCGGGGTGGAGGGGGTGCTGCCCGGGCTGGGCGACCTGCCGGGCGTGGAGGCGGTGCGTCGCGGTGGCCTGCTGTTCGTGCTCAACCACGGCGGTTCCGCGGCGCGGGTCCCCGTGCCCGGGGCCGCGGTCGACCTCCTGACGGGGGAGGTCGTCGCCGGTGAGGTGGTGCTGGCGCCGTCCGGCGCCGTCGTCCTCGACCCACGCGACCCGTGA
- a CDS encoding glycosyl hydrolase family 95 catalytic domain-containing protein yields the protein MPGVQRRHQPRPASPGSARGPAAPTAPAVPPEAPPRAEAGPTTDPHPPADGPDDLHRLWYDAPATTWLEALPVGNGHRAAMCAGRPGTEHLWLNDGTAWSGRPDPDPLAGVRARGPEHLAAVRRALDDGDVREAERLLAAMQSPWSQAYLPLAEADVAVTAADPPGDDDAQEAGDDGARAPGASGAGERGAAVRELDLRTGVATHRWWTPATGGVVQETWADATGGALVHTVRAERPVRVTVRVESLLRTSGSPDPALTPDASGDLAHVVDLPVDVPPGHAPGGSVVRYADDGRHGVVVVRAVGDAGADVTGGMLRTGAATTHVLLVATATTDPPGDPVGPVAERLAAQLDPRPARVGTDAGAEPGARAGAVRERLRAAHVAAHRELYDRVRLVLPSAEGAADLPTDRRVTAAEHRPDPGLAALVFHHGRYLLLSSSRPGGLPATLQGLWNPWLPGPWSSAYTLNINLQMVYWAAEPTGLAECHEPLLAFVRRLARGPGARVAADLYGVRGWTAHHNADAWGHAAPVGAGEGDASWAAWASAGWWLVQHLVEHHRFAADREAADAVLRESWDVLRGAALFALDWARPAASAPRGGTSGRGVVPPGYDLLAAGTTSRATARLSPSTSPENTFVAPDGAPAAVTADATMDVALVRSLAAACGEVAALLGGDEAAEPWVDELATLAAALPEHRVGPRGELLEWGAELPEAQPEHRHLSHLVGLFPLGVLGPATTPDLATAAGRTLELRGRESTGWSLAWRVALWARLGRGDRAHEQVRLALRPAVEGAGHRGGLYPNLFSAHPPFQLDGSCGLTAGVAELLLQSHRGSRDVPHLDVLPALPVAWPDGEVTGLRARGGLRVDLAWRAGTPVRVVLHAPRGRDVTVTLGSSPGRPAPPGPLTVPAGAMLTLDPISLTDPADRGRTDAAPGSAVAAP from the coding sequence ATGCCGGGTGTCCAGCGTCGCCACCAGCCCCGTCCCGCCTCCCCGGGCAGCGCCCGCGGCCCTGCCGCGCCGACCGCCCCCGCCGTGCCCCCCGAGGCCCCGCCACGCGCCGAGGCCGGGCCGACGACGGACCCGCACCCGCCGGCCGACGGCCCCGACGACCTGCACCGGCTCTGGTACGACGCCCCCGCCACGACCTGGCTCGAGGCCCTGCCCGTCGGCAACGGCCACCGTGCCGCGATGTGCGCGGGCCGCCCCGGCACCGAGCACCTGTGGCTCAACGACGGCACCGCCTGGTCCGGGCGCCCCGACCCCGACCCCCTCGCGGGCGTCCGGGCCCGCGGGCCCGAGCACCTCGCCGCGGTACGGCGCGCCCTCGACGACGGCGACGTCCGCGAGGCCGAGCGCCTGCTCGCCGCGATGCAGTCCCCCTGGTCGCAGGCGTACCTCCCGCTCGCGGAGGCCGACGTCGCCGTCACGGCCGCCGACCCGCCCGGCGACGACGACGCGCAGGAGGCCGGCGATGACGGCGCGCGGGCGCCCGGAGCGTCCGGCGCCGGGGAGCGCGGCGCCGCGGTGCGTGAGCTCGACCTGCGCACCGGGGTCGCCACGCACCGCTGGTGGACGCCCGCGACCGGCGGCGTCGTCCAGGAGACCTGGGCCGACGCGACCGGCGGCGCGCTCGTCCACACCGTGCGCGCGGAGCGACCCGTGCGCGTCACCGTGCGGGTGGAGAGCCTGCTGCGCACGTCGGGCTCCCCCGACCCCGCGCTCACGCCGGACGCCTCCGGCGACCTCGCGCACGTCGTGGACCTGCCCGTCGACGTCCCGCCGGGGCACGCGCCGGGCGGGAGCGTCGTCCGCTACGCCGACGACGGCCGCCACGGCGTCGTCGTGGTGCGGGCGGTCGGGGACGCCGGGGCCGACGTCACCGGCGGCATGCTGCGCACCGGTGCGGCCACCACCCACGTCCTGCTCGTCGCGACCGCGACGACCGACCCGCCCGGCGACCCGGTCGGACCCGTCGCCGAGCGCCTCGCGGCCCAGCTCGACCCGCGCCCGGCACGGGTCGGCACGGACGCCGGGGCGGAGCCCGGGGCACGTGCCGGGGCCGTCCGCGAGCGCCTGCGCGCCGCCCACGTGGCGGCGCACCGGGAGCTGTACGACCGGGTGCGGCTGGTGCTGCCGTCGGCGGAGGGCGCCGCCGACCTGCCGACGGACCGGCGGGTCACGGCGGCGGAGCACCGCCCGGACCCGGGGCTGGCGGCGCTGGTGTTCCACCACGGGCGCTACCTGCTGCTGTCGTCGTCGCGGCCGGGCGGGCTGCCGGCGACGTTGCAGGGGCTGTGGAACCCGTGGCTGCCGGGCCCGTGGAGCAGCGCGTACACGCTGAACATCAACCTGCAGATGGTCTACTGGGCGGCCGAGCCGACGGGGCTGGCGGAGTGTCACGAGCCGTTGCTGGCGTTCGTGCGGCGTCTCGCGCGGGGGCCGGGGGCGCGGGTGGCGGCGGACCTGTACGGGGTGCGCGGCTGGACGGCGCACCACAACGCGGACGCGTGGGGGCACGCGGCGCCGGTGGGTGCGGGCGAGGGCGACGCGTCGTGGGCGGCGTGGGCGTCGGCGGGCTGGTGGCTGGTGCAGCACCTGGTGGAGCACCACCGGTTCGCGGCGGACCGGGAGGCGGCGGACGCGGTGCTGCGGGAGTCGTGGGACGTGCTGCGCGGGGCGGCGCTGTTCGCCCTCGACTGGGCGCGGCCCGCCGCGTCCGCTCCGCGAGGTGGCACCTCCGGTCGTGGGGTCGTGCCCCCGGGGTACGACCTCTTGGCTGCAGGTACGACCTCGCGGGCGACGGCGCGGCTGAGCCCGTCGACGTCCCCGGAGAACACGTTCGTCGCGCCGGACGGGGCGCCTGCGGCGGTGACGGCGGACGCGACGATGGACGTGGCGCTGGTGCGCTCGCTGGCGGCCGCGTGCGGGGAGGTCGCGGCGCTGCTGGGCGGGGACGAGGCCGCCGAGCCGTGGGTGGACGAGCTGGCGACCCTTGCGGCGGCGCTGCCGGAGCATCGCGTGGGGCCGCGGGGCGAGCTGCTGGAGTGGGGGGCGGAGCTGCCGGAGGCGCAGCCGGAGCACCGGCACCTGTCGCACCTGGTGGGGCTGTTCCCGCTGGGCGTGCTGGGTCCCGCGACGACGCCGGACCTGGCGACGGCGGCGGGGCGGACCCTGGAGCTGCGGGGCCGGGAGTCGACGGGCTGGTCGCTGGCGTGGCGGGTGGCGCTGTGGGCGCGGCTCGGGCGGGGCGACCGGGCGCACGAGCAGGTGCGCCTCGCGCTGCGCCCGGCCGTGGAGGGTGCGGGGCACCGGGGCGGGCTGTACCCGAACCTGTTCAGCGCGCACCCGCCGTTCCAGCTGGACGGGAGCTGCGGGCTGACCGCGGGCGTGGCCGAGCTGCTGCTGCAGTCCCACCGCGGCTCGCGCGACGTGCCGCACCTGGACGTGCTGCCGGCGCTCCCGGTGGCCTGGCCGGACGGCGAGGTGACCGGCCTGCGGGCCCGGGGCGGGCTCCGGGTGGACCTGGCATGGCGGGCCGGGACGCCGGTGCGGGTGGTGCTGCACGCGCCGCGGGGGCGCGACGTGACGGTGACCCTGGGAAGTTCGCCCGGCCGACCCGCGCCTCCGGGGCCGCTGACGGTCCCGGCCGGGGCTATGTTGACCCTCGACCCCATCAGCCTGACCGACCCGGCCGACCGGGGCCGCACGGACGCGGCCCCGGGCTCGGCGGTCGCCGCCCCGTGA
- a CDS encoding LacI family DNA-binding transcriptional regulator has product MPTIEDVAKAAGVSASTVSYVLSGKRSISGPTRKRVEQAIADLGYRPHAGARALASSRTNVIGLMVPLRAGVDVSVVMQFVTGVVTRARGADHDVLLLTQDDTGGLERVAAGSMVDAIIVMDVEADDPRVPVLRGLRQPTVLIGLPHDPAGLSCVDLDFEAAGRLAAGHLADAGHREVALVGPPPAVLARHTSYADRVIRGWSATCSARGVAGVVEACETTPDGARRAVDAVLERAPGTTGFFVHNEQALPHVLGRLAERGLASAAGAPVVALCPTAVATAQAVPLTSIDIPGEVIGGVAVDMVLAGLDGERPAETRLLAPVLVERGGATTP; this is encoded by the coding sequence GTGCCCACCATCGAGGACGTCGCGAAGGCGGCCGGAGTCTCGGCGTCGACGGTCTCCTACGTCCTGTCCGGCAAGCGCTCGATCTCGGGCCCGACGCGCAAGCGGGTCGAGCAGGCCATCGCGGACCTGGGCTACCGGCCCCACGCCGGGGCGCGCGCGCTGGCGTCGAGCCGCACGAACGTCATCGGGCTCATGGTGCCGTTGCGTGCGGGGGTCGACGTGTCGGTGGTGATGCAGTTCGTCACCGGCGTGGTCACGCGGGCGCGCGGCGCGGACCACGACGTGCTGCTGCTGACGCAGGACGACACGGGCGGCCTGGAGCGGGTGGCGGCGGGGTCGATGGTGGACGCGATCATCGTCATGGACGTGGAGGCCGACGACCCCCGCGTGCCGGTGCTGCGGGGGTTGCGGCAGCCGACGGTGCTCATCGGGCTGCCGCACGACCCGGCGGGCCTGAGCTGCGTGGACCTGGACTTCGAGGCGGCGGGGCGGCTCGCGGCGGGCCACCTGGCGGACGCGGGCCACCGGGAGGTCGCGCTGGTCGGTCCGCCGCCGGCGGTGCTGGCGCGGCACACGAGCTACGCGGACCGGGTGATCCGGGGCTGGTCGGCGACGTGCTCGGCGCGCGGTGTGGCGGGCGTGGTGGAGGCGTGCGAGACGACGCCGGACGGCGCGCGCCGGGCGGTGGACGCGGTGCTGGAGCGGGCTCCGGGCACGACGGGGTTCTTCGTGCACAACGAGCAGGCGCTGCCCCACGTGCTGGGCCGGCTCGCGGAGCGGGGGCTGGCCTCGGCGGCGGGCGCTCCGGTGGTGGCCCTGTGCCCGACGGCGGTGGCGACGGCGCAGGCGGTGCCGCTGACGAGCATCGACATCCCGGGCGAGGTGATCGGCGGGGTCGCCGTCGACATGGTGCTGGCGGGGCTGGACGGGGAGCGGCCGGCGGAGACCCGTCTGCTGGCGCCGGTCCTGGTCGAGCGCGGGGGCGCGACGACGCCCTGA
- a CDS encoding ABC transporter permease: MSLTQGTPAATGAPAATQAAATPLPVAGRGTPSRRPGGRRRGGRPSSARSSKTMFLLVAPFLVLVFLFSYLPLAGWATAFYDYKPALGLAGSEFVGLQWFEMLVSSPVQLQQIGQVLTNTLAMSFLGFATSLLPVFFAMLLNEIRAPWFRNAVQTLTTLPNFISWVLVYLIAFSLFSSTGLVNSVLGDWGLITAPLKFLDTDQHVWLTMLLWSLWKGLGWGAIMYLAAITSIDPALYESARIDGANRFQLMRYITFPQLMPTYVVLLVLSIANMLNNGMEQYYVFQNAFNKEYIQVLDLYVYNIGITGNSLSMATALGMLKSLISVLLLVAANAVAKRARGTSII, from the coding sequence GTGAGTCTCACGCAGGGAACCCCGGCGGCCACGGGCGCGCCCGCCGCGACGCAGGCCGCGGCGACCCCGCTGCCCGTCGCCGGACGCGGCACGCCGTCCCGGCGTCCCGGGGGGCGACGCCGCGGCGGGCGCCCGTCGAGCGCCCGGTCGTCCAAGACGATGTTCCTGCTCGTCGCGCCGTTCCTCGTCCTGGTGTTCCTCTTCTCGTACCTGCCGCTGGCGGGCTGGGCCACGGCGTTCTACGACTACAAGCCGGCGCTCGGGCTCGCGGGCAGCGAGTTCGTGGGGCTCCAGTGGTTCGAGATGCTCGTCTCCTCGCCGGTGCAGCTCCAGCAGATCGGGCAGGTGCTGACCAACACGCTGGCCATGAGCTTCCTCGGGTTCGCCACGTCGCTGCTGCCGGTGTTCTTCGCGATGCTGCTCAACGAGATCCGCGCCCCCTGGTTCCGCAACGCGGTGCAGACCCTGACGACCCTGCCGAACTTCATCTCGTGGGTGCTGGTCTACCTCATCGCCTTCTCGCTGTTCTCCAGCACGGGCCTCGTGAACTCGGTGCTCGGCGACTGGGGCCTCATCACCGCGCCGCTCAAGTTCCTCGACACCGACCAGCACGTCTGGCTGACGATGCTGCTCTGGAGCCTGTGGAAGGGCCTGGGGTGGGGCGCGATCATGTACCTCGCCGCCATCACGTCGATCGACCCGGCGCTGTACGAGTCCGCCCGGATCGACGGGGCCAACCGCTTCCAGCTCATGCGGTACATCACGTTCCCCCAGCTCATGCCGACGTACGTCGTCCTGCTGGTGCTGTCCATCGCCAACATGCTCAACAACGGGATGGAGCAGTACTACGTGTTCCAGAACGCGTTCAACAAGGAGTACATCCAGGTGCTGGACCTGTACGTCTACAACATCGGCATCACGGGCAACAGCCTGTCGATGGCCACCGCGCTGGGGATGCTCAAGTCCCTGATCTCCGTCCTGCTGCTGGTCGCCGCGAACGCCGTCGCCAAGCGCGCCCGCGGCACCTCGATCATCTGA
- a CDS encoding carbohydrate ABC transporter permease, whose protein sequence is MTTPTTPRPAPAADAGTTPPTPARRRRRSPSEQRSRGDVPFAILNYGGFLLFALLCAYPFYYLIINSISANDVSALGDVRLLPQGLHLSNYQQILALDGLTNAAVVSVARTVIGTAATVLASAFLGFMFTQERMWKRSLWYRLTVFTMYFSAGLIPLYITMQTLGLTNSFWVYVIPAIVQPFNIILVKTYVEAMPRSLQEAAEIDGAGTFRTFWRIVLPNMTPILATVAIFTAVAQWNSFQDTLLYVTDQKLYSLQYLLYTYTNQASSLAQAAQNAQGNLGSIVSAATSQTPTSIRMTVAVLVVLPIIFVYPMFQRYFVKGIMLGAVKG, encoded by the coding sequence ATGACGACGCCCACCACGCCCCGCCCGGCCCCCGCGGCCGACGCCGGCACGACCCCGCCGACCCCCGCCCGGCGGCGGCGCCGGTCCCCCAGCGAGCAGCGCTCCCGCGGGGACGTCCCGTTCGCGATCCTCAACTACGGCGGCTTCCTGCTGTTCGCGCTGCTGTGCGCCTACCCGTTCTACTACCTGATCATCAACTCGATCAGCGCGAACGACGTCAGCGCGCTCGGCGACGTCCGGCTGCTGCCGCAGGGCCTGCACCTGTCGAACTACCAGCAGATCCTGGCGCTGGACGGCCTGACGAACGCGGCCGTGGTGTCGGTGGCCCGCACCGTGATCGGCACGGCGGCCACGGTCCTCGCCTCGGCGTTCCTCGGCTTCATGTTCACCCAGGAGCGCATGTGGAAGCGCTCCCTGTGGTACCGGCTGACCGTCTTCACGATGTACTTCAGCGCCGGTCTCATCCCGCTGTACATCACCATGCAGACCCTCGGGCTGACCAACTCGTTCTGGGTGTACGTCATCCCCGCGATCGTGCAGCCGTTCAACATCATCCTCGTCAAGACGTACGTCGAGGCCATGCCGCGTTCCCTGCAGGAGGCCGCGGAGATCGACGGCGCCGGCACGTTCCGGACGTTCTGGCGGATCGTCCTGCCGAACATGACGCCCATCCTGGCGACCGTGGCGATCTTCACCGCCGTGGCCCAGTGGAACTCGTTCCAGGACACGCTGCTCTACGTCACCGACCAGAAGCTCTACTCGCTGCAGTACCTGCTCTACACGTACACGAACCAGGCGAGCAGCCTCGCGCAGGCCGCGCAGAACGCCCAGGGCAACCTCGGCTCCATCGTGTCGGCCGCGACCTCGCAGACGCCGACGTCGATCCGGATGACCGTCGCCGTCCTGGTCGTGCTGCCGATCATCTTCGTCTACCCGATGTTCCAGCGGTATTTCGTCAAGGGCATCATGCTCGGCGCGGTCAAGGGCTGA